One Nostoc sp. CENA543 genomic window, TAAACATTTTCAGATTGAAAGTTCTTACTTTTTTTACGACACCCGTCCAATCTGCACGTAGTCTGTGGCGTATTGGACAAGCTGTATTAGGAGTTATTTTTCGTCACCCGATTACAGGAACAAGTATCATCCCGATATTACCTGACGGGCGAATTGTATTGATTAAGCGGCGTGATGATGGCCTGTGGGCTTTGCCTGGGGGTATGGTGGACTGGGGAGAAGATATTCCCAGTACCATCCATCGGGAGTTAATGGAAGAGACTGGACTAGAAGTATCGCGTATTAACCGTTTAGTGGGTGTTTATTCTTCTCCCGAACGCGATCCCAGAATTCATTCAATTTGTGTGGTGGTGGAAGCGGAAGTCAAAGGGAATATGGCTATTCAGGATGAATTAGAAGTGATGGAAATCCAAGCTTTTAGTCGTGATTCCCTACCTCATGAACCAATGTCTCATGATCACGCCCGTCAATTACGTGATTATTTAAATGGTTTGACAACATTAGCCTAGAGGCTCAAGGATGGAGGTTTAAGAGTCTCAAGAAAATACTTTTGCTTGCAGAGTGAAATTTTGAGGTAAAATTAGCAACTTAGATTGAGACTAAAGATGCTAATTTCATACTGAGAAATTCACTGTATAGGTTGCTAAATCAAGATGGATATGTTCTTACGTAACGCCCGGAGGAAACTTTCTCAAGGGCTATTATTCTGGCGTGAGGCTGGTGAAGGGATTCCTGTGGTGCTTTTACATGGAAGTTGGTGTGAAAGTAGCCAGTGGGTGGGGGTGATGGAGACGTTAGCGAAGGATTTTAACTGCTTTGCGCCAGATTTACTGGGGTTTGGAGAGTCGGAAAATCCTAACGTTCATTACTCAATTGATTTGCAAGTGGAATGTATCGCTGAATTTTTGCAGGCTTTGAAATTAGAAAGAGTCTATTTAGTCGGACATTCCCTTGGGGGTTGGCTTGCTGCTAGTTACGCGCTGAAATATCCCGAACAGGTTGCTAGGTTAGTTTTATTAGCACCAGAAGGTGTAAAAATTTCGGGACAGGAAGCCGAGTGGCGCAGAATGCAGAAGTTACTCAAGCGATCGCCTGTATATTTTAAGATACTGCGATCGCTACGTTTTATCACCAAAATTTTTGGTCTAGACAAAAAATTTGACCAGGATTGGCAAACATACCAAACAATCAAGCCATTTCCCACAGCTTGTCAATTGTTATTTCAACGACAACAGCCAGAAATCACCGCCGAATTATTACAAGACCGACTCCCTGAAATCGAAATTCCAGTTTTAATTCTACAAGGTGGTAAAGATTCTACTGATGCTTTAACTCGCAGTGAGGTTTACAGTAAACTGATTTCTCAAGCTGAATTAAGAATGATTGCCCACGCTGGAAATGATTTACCACAATCTTGTGTTGGTGTTGTAGCTGGAGATATTCGGGATTTTATTTTAGGCAATAGGGGATAGAGTATTTGTTATCTGTGCATTTATATCAAAAATATTAGAGAGTCAATTTTTAGACTAACTTAAGATAAATTAGTCAAAGACTCTTGCCAATCTTGTACAGATATACCTTCACTTTCAAATCTAGATATATGTTTGTAATTAGTAGTTACAACTAAAACTTCGTCGAAAGCCTTTAATTGTAAAATTGCTTGAGCAGCAAGAATTACATCGCCATCAAGACTGTCATTACTAGCCGTAGGTTGTCCTTGGTTTCTTACCCAAGCCCATAGTTCGGCTGCTTTTTGCATTGTTGCTGGAGTCAAGGGAATGAGACAGATTTGGCTTAGTTGGTTGAGGCGTTCTATACTTTTTGTCTTTCCTTGTCTCAACAGTTCCCGACGAAGTTCATAATCTGCAATTTCTGGTACCCGAACTGCTGTTTCAGTTTTATTTAATGATTGTAACCACTGTTTGATAGTCGGATTAATTTTTGGGTGTGTTACTTGACTCAATGGATGAGTATCTAACAGGATAACTTTACTCATCTCAAATTTTAGAACGCTAACTGCTGATTTTGCTTTAACCCTTCCTCAATTTGGTGATAAGCGATCGCATCATATTCTGATTCATCAGCAAGCCATTCATCAGTCATCTCTATGACTTTTTCTAAGGAACTATCTGGAGTGACTGTTGGCTTTACTGATTGTCCCTGATTACTGTGTAAATAAACCTGTTGGATTTCTTCTGCAATCATAGCAGTAAGGAGTGCATCACATGGAATATCTAGTAAATCCATTACAGGCAATGATATATTAGTCACACCCGATTGCTGAATTGCAGATAGTTTCCTTTCCACTAGTCTATTAATATTCTGTTTCACTTCTAGTAATTCTTTTAATGAAAGATTATTTAATTCCTGTGTTATTGAAGTGATTTTTGATATTTTTGACATAATGATTAGCCTAATCTGTATTTATATAACAATTATACTGCGTCATTCAACGATAAATGACTAATTGTTAGTATTGCATAAGTATTTTTTGCATTCCCCAAAATATCAAATTTGGTTCTAGTATCAAACGTTGAGCAATTTCAGGATATAAGACTTGCAGATAGTTAAATAGTAAAGTGCGATCGCCTCCTTTCATCGCCACTTTCCCATCAGGAAATAATCGCCACCAATCATCAAGAAAATCTTTAATTCCAGATAATAAAGTGTAAATTACACCGCTTTCAATTGCTTGTGGTGTATTGAGTGCAAAACGTGGCGGTAAAGATTGCAGAGTATCTATATTTAAGTGCGGTAATTGTTCCGTTTTTTGACCTAAACTCGCCAACTGTAAACCCAACCCTGGTAAAATCGCCCCACCAACTAAACACTGATTTGCATCCGCACAGGTAAAAGTCAGTGCTGTCCCTGCGTCAATGACTAACATCGGGAAACCCCAAGTCATCCCCGCACCCCACAAAGCCAAAACGCGATCAATTCCCAATGTGGGATATGTCTGTTTGAGGGGTACTTGGTCTAAAGTCAGAACACGCACATGAGGATATGTTTCCCAAATGGCGGTTTGCTTGGGTACGACAGAGGCGATAACTACAGGTAGGGGAGTGCTGAGTGCTGTTAGCCGGTGCTGAGTGAGGAGTGAAATAATTTCTTTTCCCCAGTCCCCAGTCCCCAGTCCCCAGTCCCCAGTCCCCAATCCTTCTTCATTTTGAATTTTGAATTTTGTAGGCTTGCCTTCCCGTAGGGTATTTTGAATGGATTCCTCCCCAGTCCCCACCAAAGTTTCCCCGATGAATAAACCCCAATGTTGGCGGGAGTTACCGATTTCTACGGCTAGCCAAGCTTTCTCAGTGTATGTTGGATGTTGGTACAGTTTCACACTTTTGATTTTTTTAACTTATCAATAGATTTTTTAATAAAAGTTAACAATAAACTCGTGCCAAAATAAGACTAGAGGAATAAATACTCATTGTGTTAAGGAGATAGTTATGGTAGCAGTCACCGATAAAACTGAAAAACGGCTCACCATACAGACTGGAGAAATTGCGGCAGATACTACCACCATCCGTTCTCTAGATTGGGATCGCGATCGCTTTGATATTGAGTTCGGTTTACAAAACGGTACTACCTATAACTCATTTCTGATACGCGGTGAGCAAATAGCCTTAGTAGACACCTCCCATGAAAAGTTCCGTCAACTCTATTTTGATACTCTCACGGGCTTAATTAATCCCACCGATATAGATTATTTGATTGTGAGCCACACCGAACCAGACCATAGTGGCTTAATTAAAGATTTGTTGCAGATGTCACCAGAAATTACAGTTGTGGCTTCTAAGGTAGCAATCCAATTTCTGGAAGACTTAGTACATCAACCATTTAAACGTAAGATTGTCAAAAATGGCGATCGCTTGGATTTAGGTAACGGTCACGAAATTGAATTTGTCATCGCCCCGAATTTACACTGGCCTGACACCATCTTTAGTTTTGACCACAAAACCCAAATTCTTTACACCTGCGATGCGTTTGGAATGCACTATTGTTCCGACAGCACCTTTGACGACGATTTGAAGACCATTGAAGCGGATTTTCATTACTACTATGAATGCTTAATGGGGCCAAATGCGCGGTCGGTATTATCTGCACTCAAGCGGATGGGAGAATTACCCGCAGTGAAAATGGTCGCCACTGGTCACGGGCCTTTACTATTCCATAACGTCGAAGAATTAATTGGACGTTACCGGAAATGGAGTCAAACCCAAAACAAAGCCGAAAACACTATTGGGATATTTTACGTTTCTGAGTACGGTTATAGCGATCGCCTAGCCCAAAGCATTGTCAATGGTATCAACAAGACAGGCGTAGCTGTGGAAGTCGTAGATTTAGGTTCAGGGATAGACTTACAAGAACTGCGCGAGTTAGTGGGACGCTGTACCGGAATAGTGATTGGGATGCCACCGGTTTCTGGTAGTGGTAGTATTCAAGCTGCTCTAAGTACAGTTTTAGGTTCTGCTAAAGAAAAACAAGCCATCGGTATCTTTGAAACAGGCGGTGGTGATGATGAACCGATAGATCCTTTACTGACTAAATTCCGCAACTTAGGTTTAGTCACAGTTTTTCCAGAAATTCGGATTAAACAAACACCCACGGAAACCACTTACAAGCAGTGTGAAGAAGCCGGGACAGACTTAGGTCAGTGGGTAACACGCGATCGCAGTATTAAAGCGATGAAATCCCTTGGCGCAGATTTAGATAAAGCCTTGGGGAGACTAAGCGGCGGACTATACATTATTACAGCCCAAAAAGGCGAAGTTTCCAGCGCGATGTTAGCGTCTTGGGTTAGCCAAGCCAGCTTTAAACCCATAGGATTATCCATTGCCGTAGCTAAGGATAGAGCAATTGAATCTCTAATGCAAGTAGGCGATCGCTTCGTCCTCAACGTTTTAGAAGAAGGTAATTATCAAACCCTGATGCGCCACTTCTTAAAACGATTCGCCCCTGGTGCAGACCGATTTGAAGGAATCAGAACCCAAAAAGCCGAAAATGGCGCGCCCATCCTCGCTGATGCTTTAGCTTATATGGAATGTGAAGTACAAAGCCGTATGGACTGCGGCGACCACTGGGCAGTATACAGCACAGTCTACGCAGGACGCGTATCTAAACTCGAAAGCCTGACAGCCGTTCACCACCGCAAAGTCGGAAACCACTACTAAAACACAAGTTCGTAGTAAGGACTTCAGTCCTTAGAAAAATCAGGACTAAAGTCCTTACTACGAACCCTAAATTACTGCATCAAAATTTGTCGAGTCAAAATACTCATCACTTCACCTGGATTTTCCGTTGGTAGCAATGGACTCCAATCACCGACATTAGCATAGCCCAGCATATGCAAGTAGTGAATCGTACTGTTGACGGCTTTGGGCGAACCAATTAGCAAATGTTTAATCGGTTCTCTTTGGGGAAATAGCTGTTGTGGTAATTGCTGGCTGCTTGAAAAACTGACATCTTTGTGGAATTGGGCAAATTTTGTTAAATATGCGAACATAGCAGTTAAACTCCAGTTTGGGTTTTGATAAAAGCGATCGCTGTCTTCTTGCCGGAATTGCACGATCGCTTTTATTCTGTTTGGGTTTTAAATAAAGGCGATCGCTGTTTTCTGAATGGAATTTGGCGATCACCTTTATTTATGTCTTAATGTTAAAGTATAATTTTATACTTGTCAATACATAAAACAAGATTTTTTTGAGAAAATTTCAAGTTTTGATAGAGAAGAATAGGATTATTTCTTAATACAATAAATCTGTGGAAATTTATTTAGCAAATCATGAACATTTCTTGTTAATACATAGGCAAAACCTGATATAATTAATCACAAATAATCAAGATATTGTTATATTTTCGTGAAACGTGATTCTATTTATTACCAAATTTTCAAACGATTTCCAGCATTAATATTTGAACTCGTTGATAATCGCCCTGCACAGGCGCAAAACTATCGATTTGAATCAGTCGAAGTCAAAGAAACAGCCTTTCGCATAGATGGTGTTTTCTTACCACCAGAAGACGCAACACCGAAAGTTATCTTTTTTGCTGAAGTGCAATTTCAGAAAGACGAAAGTCTTTATCATCGCTTTTTTACCGAATCGCTCACCTATTTGTACCGCAATCAATCTCAATACGATGATTGGTACTGTGTAGTAATATTTCCATCACGGAGTTTAGAGCCAAGCGATAAAAGAACTCATCGCATATTTTTAAATAGCGACCAAGTGCAACGCATTTATTTAGATGAGTTAGGTAATTCTGATAGTCTGCCAATCAGCATCAACTTAATGCAGTTGACAACCGCATCTTCTGAAACAATGGCAGAGCAAGCCAAGCAACTAATTCAACGGGTAAAATTAGAAGAAACAGGCACACTGCCGAAAACCGAAATCATCGAAATCATTACGACAATTGCTGTATACAAGTTTTCGTCTTTGAGTAGAGAGGAAGTAGAAGCTATGCTAGGACTGAATATAGAGCAGACAAGAGTATATCAAGAAGCCAAAGCTGAAGGTCGAGAAGAAGGTCGAGAACAAGGTCGAGAAGAACGGGAAGCTGAACTTTTGCCAGTTATCGTTCCAGTGTTACTTAAAACTGGGATGAGTATAGAACAGATTGCTCAACAACTCAATGTTACTGTGGAATCTGTGGAGAAATATAGGTAGAACACTCTACCACCAACGCGAAAGTTTTGCTCACTATGACAAAATGCTTGCTGTGTACAAGTTTTAGTCTTTGAGTAAAGAGGAAGTGGAAGCTATGCTAGGAATAACTTTAGAACAAACAAGAGTATATCAGGAAGCCAAAGCTGAAGGTCGAAAAAAAGGTCTAGAACAAGGCAGAGAAGAAATTTTGAGAGTTGCTGTCCCACTGTTGCTAAAAAGTGGGATGAGTGCAGAACAGATTGCTCAACACTTTAATATTGCTGTGGAATCTATGGAGAAATACAGATAAGATAAACGTTTGATGAGTTATGGCGATCGCACTTCATCTTAAAATTTAGGGGTAAAGATTCGTTCTCTACAATTGACTAGACAGCAGCTAGGAGCGATCGCCATCACATTTGGCGTACAAGCAATTTCACTAGTGTAATATATAAGACTTATGCAACTGGCGTATTTTTTATGTAGGGTGTGTGACGCTGCGACAGTATTTGAACGTAGTCATGAAACTTATAGCGTCACGCACCAACTATCAATGGCGATCGCACCCCATCTTAAAATTTAGGGGTAAAGATTCGTTCTCTACAATTGACTAGACAGCAGTTAGGAGCGATCGCCATCATATTTTGGCGTACCAGCAATTTCACTAGTGTAATATATAAGACTCATGCAACTGGCATATTTTTCATGTAGGGTGTGTGACGCTGCGACAGTATTTGAACGTAGTAATGAAGCTTATAGCGTCACGCACCAACTATCAATGGCGATCGCACTTCATCTTACCTAAATTTAGGGGTAAAGATTCGTTCTCTACAATTGACTAGACAAAAATTTCATCCTGATCCCCCTAAATCCCCCTTAAAAAAGGGGGATTTTTGATTCTTGCTCCCCTTCCCTTTTTACTTTTTACCCTTTCCTTCCTCATCCTCCAAACTTTTAGCCCGTTGCAGCACAGGGAAGCATTGGTTAATCAACCAAATCATCACCTCAATAGCTGAGTCGCCCTGTTGAATGCGGCTTTTAGCTTGGACACTTAAAAGTAGAGTTTGCAGAACTAACAACAAAGCAATCACTTTTCTTATTTTGTTTTTCATCGAAAGAAATTTTCTAATGGATGGAATAGACAGTTTTTTAGATGGCTGCGTGGACATCGTTAAATCTCCCTGCGTGTCGATGATTCAAAAAATATCCATTCCACCCCATCACTAACTAGACGCTAGTCAATGCAGATAAATGCGAGTATGAATTTGCACCCTAAAATTTTTCTACAACTGGCTGAGAAATTGCCGTTATATCAACAAAGTCTGTCGTTGCGGACTGAATATTGTCTGTGTAACCGTAAATTCCATTCACTCGGTGTAGAATATGGCTACGCAACACAACCGCACTGATGAATCAACCACGTAGACCTAAAGGTTTTCTTGCTAGTAAGGAAGGTTTAGAAAAACTCCAAGCAAAAAAGCGTGAGAAACGTTTTACTTATGAAGACATCAGAAAAGAAGCAAACGTAACTATTGATCAAGTTAAACGGCTATTTAACCCAAAATGGGGATACAAAATTGGCTCAGAACCTATTGAGTTAATTGCTGCTGTTCTTGACTTGAAGCCAGAGGAAATTGTTGGTGTTGATGTGTGGAATGCGCCAAGTAATGATACTGGGTTAGAAGCTACACAAATTAACTGGCGTGAAGTTTGCATCACCATGCTGAACACTCAGCAAGAAGCAGCAAGACTCAGACGCAAAGCGACAGAACAAGGTTTTGAAGTTAACGTCTATGTTCCCTTGGGGTTAGTGGAACGCAAACAGCAGCAACGCCGACAACTAGATGAACAGCGAGACAGAGCAAATGTTTATGAATTGACGCAAGAAGTGATAGTCAAAACCTATGAACATGGCGCATTTCTCCGCGAAGTAATTGAACAACAGCCAGCCGAAAAAAATAAAAATATTGCTATTATCGGTGAACCAGGAGCAGGTAAGACCACTTTATTAAGTACTATTGCTTCCTTTATTCAAAACAACACTCAAGATTTACCTATCTGTATTTCTCTCGCCAACTTACAAGGAAGAACTATTAAGGAATATTTGCTCAAGCAATGGCTGACTGAAGCAATGAGATTAGTTAAATCTGATGTTGTCGTCACGCCAGAAATTGAACGTCAATTACTTGAGTGTTTTGCTAAACAGAAAGTTTGGCTACTGTTAGATGGTGTAGATGAAATGGGTGAAAATTCACCCGTGCAAGCATTAACCAAAATTAATCGAGAACTGACAGCATCTTTAAGACAGGCGCGGGTGGTTTTAACTTGTCGGTTAAATGTTTGGGATGCCCAGGTTAATAATGCACTCACAGGATTTGATACTTATAAAACTCAAGAGTTTAAACCAGAACAAATTGATGATTTTATTCAACAGTGGTTTGAGCGTGCTGGTAATTTAGCGAAAGGGAAGACACTACAGGATAAGTTAAAAGCAACTCAACATGAAAATATTTGTAAATTGGTGACGAATCCTCTACGGTTGTCGCTGCTGTGTCAGACATTCTATTTGGATAAGCAGGGAGAATTACCAGAAACGAAAGCAGCACTTTATCAGAGATTTACCCGCTATTTTTATGAATGGAAATCGGATTTATCTACTGAGTTGTGTAACTCTGATGATTTAAAAGATGAATTACACCAAGCTTTAAGCAAATTAGCTTTTGCAGGTATTAACAGTCCTGCACGGTTCCGCTTTCCAAGTAGTTTAGCACGTCAAGAAATGGGCGAGAGATTATTTAAATTAGCTTGTGAGGCTGGTTGGTTAAATTTAGTAGACAGAGTAGCTGAAACTGAGGAGGAAGTTTATGCTTTCTTTCATCCCAACTTTCAAGAATATTTTGCTGCGTTAAAAGTTAAAGATTGGCGGAAAGATTTTTTGAATCATGTTCCTGATAATACAAAAAAAAGAATTTACCGCATTTTTGAACCACAATGGAGAGAGGTAATTTTGCTGTGGTTGGGAAGAGAGGATGTGGATGTGAGTAAAGAGGATAAGGAAGCATTTATCCAAAAAATTTGCGAATTTTTACAGCCTAAAAATAAAGTTGAAGGAGCATACGCTAGTAAAGCCTATATTTTAGTGAAGAATGGAATCAAAGAATTTTTAGGTTGTAGTCTTAATCAGATAATACAATTTGATGAAGATTATTATGAACTAAAATTTAATTTTTTATATCCACATTTTTATCATAATTTTTATTATAATCATTTATTCCTTTCTCCTCCATATTTGAGAGTTCCTGAAGAAATGTATGAATATTTACAATTTCCTCTGCAATCTAAAAAAGAGATGTGGGGTATGCAATTTTCATATTTTGGCGACATTTCAGGTTTAGATATATTAAATGCACTACGGAAAAAAGTTAAAATTTCTTTTGATACGGTTCAATCAGTTCATGATCTTCTGGAAATTTTTCAAACACAATTTAATCATCATGAATTAATATGTGAAGCAGCATTGGAGAGCCTAAAATCTATTTTAGAGGAAGTAAACTACTCTGTAAGTTTATCTAGCCTAGTAGTTAAAAGTTTAAAAAATCATGTAGATAAACATCAGACAGATCCTTATGGTATCTGTCACGATATTCTTTTTTACTGCGCCGAAAATATGTCCTACCCAGATTTTTACGATGCGTGGTATCAAGAAAATCGTGAAGAAGTCATTTGTACTTATGTTGACTTACCCCAAGGCTTGCAAGCTGCAATTAACAAAGACTCTCAACTTAGCCAAAACATTCACCTAATCTATATCGACACCAGTCAATTCATCGAACCAGATAACCCAGCAGCCGAAATTTATGCCGAAATGGTTAGCCAAGGTTGCCCAGAACGTACTTCTGGCGAACCAAACAATATGTCAGCTTTAAAAGTTTATTTCAAACTACTAAAAACTGACAAACGAGTAGTTTTAGTATTTTACCCAGGTGCAACTAATCCTACAGGTGAGGCGACATACAGCCAAGCGTTTCTCAACGCCATCAGCAAATTTGAAGGTGCAATTTGTTTGATTAGTGACCCCATACCAAACTACAACACCCTCAAAATCTTTACACCCCACCAATCAGTTGATGAAATTTTAGAATGGTTGCGGCGTAGTTGTTGATTATGTAGTCGATACATTGGCAATGTCAGGCGATACAATCTTGATGTTAGTCGGTACAATCACAATGTTACGCAATACATTGGCAATGTCAGGCGATACGTTCACAATATTGATGCAACATAAGCAAGTGCCTCATAAATATCAGCTTCTTCCAGATACGGATAAGCTTTGAAGGTATCACTATTACTGTGTCCAGATGCCATTAAGCCGACGATAGTACCAACAGTAACGCGCATTCCCCGAATGCAGGGTTTACCACCCATCACCTCTGGATTACGGGTAATTCTAGTGAGATTTTGCATATTTGCTACCTAAAATCCTCATATTGTATCTAGAACAATATTTAACTCCCGCAATTTTAATGAGTGTGGCATCGAGTATGGCTTTATTGTAATAGCGTTATTTGAGGCATCGCTCTGTTCATGGATGATGTAGGGTGTCTCAGAGATATTTAGAATTACTAAACATTTATCTTATTCATAATAAACGCTGAAAATCGAATCCGACACATTAAGCTTTAATGATAAATAGCTACCGATTTACTACAATTGTCTACCCTGCCTATACTATAGCAACGCTTTAAACCCAGCAATAAACTTATCAGAAAATACTACTAAAACAAGTGACATATGATACAAGTAAATAAACCCCGTGACATTCAAGTCATGCCCATCGGTACAGACACAACAATTGTGCGATCGCGCAGTTGGTCTAGGTTAAGATTTGAAATTGAATACGCTCTGGCTAAGGGTACGACTGCTAATTCTTATTTAATTCAAGGTGATAAAGTCGCGTTAATTGACCCGCCTGGGGAAACTTTCACGCAAATTTACTTAGAGGCTTTGCAGCAAAGATTTGATGTGAAAGCTATTGATTATGTGATTCTCGGTCACGTTAACCCCAACCGCGCCGCTACTTTAAAAGCTTTACTGGAAATTGCACCCCAAATTACTTTTGTCTGTTCCAACCCAGGGGCGATTAATTTGCGGGGGGCGTTAGAAAATCAAGACTTGCCAATTCTCGTGATGCGGGGGGATGAAACCCTAGATTTGGGCAAAGGTCATCATCTACAATTCATCCCCACACCCAACCCCCGTTATGCAGATGCTCTCTGCACCTACGACCCCCAAACGGAAATTCTCTACTCTGATAAACTAT contains:
- a CDS encoding NUDIX hydrolase; the protein is MKVLTFFTTPVQSARSLWRIGQAVLGVIFRHPITGTSIIPILPDGRIVLIKRRDDGLWALPGGMVDWGEDIPSTIHRELMEETGLEVSRINRLVGVYSSPERDPRIHSICVVVEAEVKGNMAIQDELEVMEIQAFSRDSLPHEPMSHDHARQLRDYLNGLTTLA
- a CDS encoding alpha/beta fold hydrolase, with product MDMFLRNARRKLSQGLLFWREAGEGIPVVLLHGSWCESSQWVGVMETLAKDFNCFAPDLLGFGESENPNVHYSIDLQVECIAEFLQALKLERVYLVGHSLGGWLAASYALKYPEQVARLVLLAPEGVKISGQEAEWRRMQKLLKRSPVYFKILRSLRFITKIFGLDKKFDQDWQTYQTIKPFPTACQLLFQRQQPEITAELLQDRLPEIEIPVLILQGGKDSTDALTRSEVYSKLISQAELRMIAHAGNDLPQSCVGVVAGDIRDFILGNRG
- a CDS encoding type II toxin-antitoxin system VapC family toxin → MSKVILLDTHPLSQVTHPKINPTIKQWLQSLNKTETAVRVPEIADYELRRELLRQGKTKSIERLNQLSQICLIPLTPATMQKAAELWAWVRNQGQPTASNDSLDGDVILAAQAILQLKAFDEVLVVTTNYKHISRFESEGISVQDWQESLTNLS
- a CDS encoding pantothenate kinase — protein: MKLYQHPTYTEKAWLAVEIGNSRQHWGLFIGETLVGTGEESIQNTLREGKPTKFKIQNEEGLGTGDWGLGTGDWGKEIISLLTQHRLTALSTPLPVVIASVVPKQTAIWETYPHVRVLTLDQVPLKQTYPTLGIDRVLALWGAGMTWGFPMLVIDAGTALTFTCADANQCLVGGAILPGLGLQLASLGQKTEQLPHLNIDTLQSLPPRFALNTPQAIESGVIYTLLSGIKDFLDDWWRLFPDGKVAMKGGDRTLLFNYLQVLYPEIAQRLILEPNLIFWGMQKILMQY
- a CDS encoding diflavin flavoprotein, translated to MVAVTDKTEKRLTIQTGEIAADTTTIRSLDWDRDRFDIEFGLQNGTTYNSFLIRGEQIALVDTSHEKFRQLYFDTLTGLINPTDIDYLIVSHTEPDHSGLIKDLLQMSPEITVVASKVAIQFLEDLVHQPFKRKIVKNGDRLDLGNGHEIEFVIAPNLHWPDTIFSFDHKTQILYTCDAFGMHYCSDSTFDDDLKTIEADFHYYYECLMGPNARSVLSALKRMGELPAVKMVATGHGPLLFHNVEELIGRYRKWSQTQNKAENTIGIFYVSEYGYSDRLAQSIVNGINKTGVAVEVVDLGSGIDLQELRELVGRCTGIVIGMPPVSGSGSIQAALSTVLGSAKEKQAIGIFETGGGDDEPIDPLLTKFRNLGLVTVFPEIRIKQTPTETTYKQCEEAGTDLGQWVTRDRSIKAMKSLGADLDKALGRLSGGLYIITAQKGEVSSAMLASWVSQASFKPIGLSIAVAKDRAIESLMQVGDRFVLNVLEEGNYQTLMRHFLKRFAPGADRFEGIRTQKAENGAPILADALAYMECEVQSRMDCGDHWAVYSTVYAGRVSKLESLTAVHHRKVGNHY
- a CDS encoding Rpn family recombination-promoting nuclease/putative transposase; translated protein: MKRDSIYYQIFKRFPALIFELVDNRPAQAQNYRFESVEVKETAFRIDGVFLPPEDATPKVIFFAEVQFQKDESLYHRFFTESLTYLYRNQSQYDDWYCVVIFPSRSLEPSDKRTHRIFLNSDQVQRIYLDELGNSDSLPISINLMQLTTASSETMAEQAKQLIQRVKLEETGTLPKTEIIEIITTIAVYKFSSLSREEVEAMLGLNIEQTRVYQEAKAEGREEGREQGREEREAELLPVIVPVLLKTGMSIEQIAQQLNVTVESVEKYR
- a CDS encoding NACHT domain-containing NTPase — translated: MNQPRRPKGFLASKEGLEKLQAKKREKRFTYEDIRKEANVTIDQVKRLFNPKWGYKIGSEPIELIAAVLDLKPEEIVGVDVWNAPSNDTGLEATQINWREVCITMLNTQQEAARLRRKATEQGFEVNVYVPLGLVERKQQQRRQLDEQRDRANVYELTQEVIVKTYEHGAFLREVIEQQPAEKNKNIAIIGEPGAGKTTLLSTIASFIQNNTQDLPICISLANLQGRTIKEYLLKQWLTEAMRLVKSDVVVTPEIERQLLECFAKQKVWLLLDGVDEMGENSPVQALTKINRELTASLRQARVVLTCRLNVWDAQVNNALTGFDTYKTQEFKPEQIDDFIQQWFERAGNLAKGKTLQDKLKATQHENICKLVTNPLRLSLLCQTFYLDKQGELPETKAALYQRFTRYFYEWKSDLSTELCNSDDLKDELHQALSKLAFAGINSPARFRFPSSLARQEMGERLFKLACEAGWLNLVDRVAETEEEVYAFFHPNFQEYFAALKVKDWRKDFLNHVPDNTKKRIYRIFEPQWREVILLWLGREDVDVSKEDKEAFIQKICEFLQPKNKVEGAYASKAYILVKNGIKEFLGCSLNQIIQFDEDYYELKFNFLYPHFYHNFYYNHLFLSPPYLRVPEEMYEYLQFPLQSKKEMWGMQFSYFGDISGLDILNALRKKVKISFDTVQSVHDLLEIFQTQFNHHELICEAALESLKSILEEVNYSVSLSSLVVKSLKNHVDKHQTDPYGICHDILFYCAENMSYPDFYDAWYQENREEVICTYVDLPQGLQAAINKDSQLSQNIHLIYIDTSQFIEPDNPAAEIYAEMVSQGCPERTSGEPNNMSALKVYFKLLKTDKRVVLVFYPGATNPTGEATYSQAFLNAISKFEGAICLISDPIPNYNTLKIFTPHQSVDEILEWLRRSC
- a CDS encoding DUF433 domain-containing protein, with translation MQNLTRITRNPEVMGGKPCIRGMRVTVGTIVGLMASGHSNSDTFKAYPYLEEADIYEALAYVASIL